AATCGGCTACAGGGAAGTGCGAGAAAACTCCGGCTATCTTAACCCATGGAAGCTGGGCTATATGCGCAATATCTCCGATGGCGTCGGAGAACCAGAAACCGGTGCGACCCATACCGGTATCAATCTCTATGTGGCACTCGGCTTTCTTTTTTTGATGCTCGGCCTCTACAGATAGGGCGTGAACGAATACCTGGTTGACTACATTCGCATGAAGGTCGTATTCTACAATAGCCGGTATTTGTTCGAGAGTAGCAGGTGTTAGAACAATTATCTCACCAACAACGCCAGATTGGCGTATCGAAACGCCCTCATCGACAGTCGCAATCCCAAAGTGCTGAATACCAACATCGCTGGCTTCGCGGCATATCGGAACCACACCGTGACCATAGGCATTGGCTTTGACCGCAAGAATAACTTTCCGGTTTTCTACCCAACTGAGGATATTTTTTACATTATTTCTAAAGGCGTCGAGATCGACGACACAGTGAGTTTCAAGCTCGAATCCCCTTTTGTCTTTCATATTAAGTTATTTTCTTTTAAACAATTATCATTCGATTATGCGAATATAAAAACTAATGTGATCTCTCAAGAGTTTCAGTCGGCTTATTGACTCGAACCTCAAAGTAAAACCAGTCTCCAATATGTTCGATAGGAATCTCCTCGGGATTCCATTCAGTTTCTTTAACTCCGGCAATCGCAGCGTTATCGATAACATCGCTTCCGCAAGTGGCCATAAGTTCGACTTCATCGACCTCGCCAAACGGGTCTATTCTGATTTTCAGGCGAACAACACGACCTTGAAGTTTACTTTTCCATTCGGCTTGGGGATAGCGTAGTTCGACAGGGTATCTAGGTCTCGGAGCCCGGGGAATCTCTTTTCCGGTCACCGGATCAATAATTCCGCCGTGCACCGAGCGTAATTCATTACGCTTAGGTCCTTCCGTATATTCATCTTTAACTTCGGCTGTATCTTCATCTGCGAATCCAGATGAGTCGAGCATCTCAGGCGCTCGCTCTCTTTCAATTTTGGGAGCAGCTTTTCCAAGTCGAACCTGAGCAAGGTGTGCAATTTCGGTATCCGGGAAGCTATCGGCGATAAAAGTGTAGATTGATTCGGCTACAGAATAGTTAAAGGTAATGGTCTCGTGAATATATGCCATAGCAGTGAGAGCTTTAGGTCTAAATTGGCTTTGCGCAAAAGAATCTGCGACAAAGCCATAGTAAGCTAGGGCCGAATCCGTTCGGTTGTATGTAAGGAGAAATTCCTCGGCCTTGATGAAATAATAGGCCACTGTTTCTACTCCTAATGAATCGAGCGCCGCGCCTCTTCCAACGAAATAATCAACCGCACCAACTGCGTAATCGCTTTCGGGATATTGCTTAAGAAGGCTTGCAAAGGCTGAGTCAGCCTTACTTCTTTCCTGAGTCTTATAAGCATACACCCAACCAATTCCATAGGAGGCTTTGGGTGCTAGAGAGTCATCCGGATAATTT
This region of bacterium genomic DNA includes:
- a CDS encoding alanine racemase produces the protein MKDKRGFELETHCVVDLDAFRNNVKNILSWVENRKVILAVKANAYGHGVVPICREASDVGIQHFGIATVDEGVSIRQSGVVGEIIVLTPATLEQIPAIVEYDLHANVVNQVFVHALSVEAEHQKKKAECHIEIDTGMGRTGFWFSDAIGDIAHIAQLPWVKIAGVFSHFPVAD